A single Argentina anserina chromosome 7, drPotAnse1.1, whole genome shotgun sequence DNA region contains:
- the LOC126803600 gene encoding uncharacterized protein LOC126803600, which translates to MGLLHALFNKIAYQPPENPSYTLEEENEKLKLKLALFRDNPPWYHQECPDNVEVDKIRTKRGNDIVTVYVNNPSASLTLLYSHSNAQDLGLLIRIKCLEKLSDDLGVNIMTYDYSGYGQSTGKPSEKNSYADIEAAYGCLVEKYGAKEEDVILYGCSIGAGPTTDLATRLPKLRGVVLEGAFTSIFRLVNLHKICGLGLKKGSHSFDIYNNLEKIPLVCCPVLVIHGTNDELVDLSHGQQLWSQSKCKYEPLWIEEGSHLNNYSRYKEHLKKFVSDMEIRNNQSIDHEEKSRAKSEDILCKSAGEEQARNGNAKSFRSVRLLNCFKTKLEQTSHK; encoded by the coding sequence ATGGGTTTGTTGCATGCTTTGTTTAATAAAATTGCGTATCAACCTCCGGAGAATCCAAGCTACACTCTGGAAGAAGAGAACGAGAAGCTAAAGCTGAAGTTGGCCTTGTTCAGAGATAACCCCCCTTGGTACCACCAAGAATGTCCAGATAATGTGGAAGTCGACAAGATCAGGACGAAGAGAGGCAATGATATTGTGACGGTGTATGTTAACAACCCCTCGGCCTCCTTGACTCTTCTATACTCACACAGTAATGCACAAGATTTGGGTCTTCTAATAAGGATCAAATGCTTGGAGAAGCTCAGTGATGACCTCGGAGTCAATATAATGACGTATGATTACTCCGGTTACGGCCAGTCAACTGGGAAGCCAAGTGAGAAGAACAGCTATGCCGACATAGAAGCTGCGTATGGATGCCTTGTGGAGAAGTACGGTGCAAAGGAGGAAGATGTAATCTTATATGGATGCTCCATCGGTGCTGGACCGACGACAGACCTAGCAACCCGGTTGCCGAAACTGAGGGGTGTGGTTCTTGAAGGTGCATTCACATCTATCTTTCGGTTAGTAAACTTGCATAAAATTTGTGGTCTAGGGTTGAAGAAAGGATCGCATTCGTTTGACATATATAACAATCTTGAGAAAATACCTTTAGTTTGTTGCCCCGTGCTGGTGATTCATGGCACGAATGATGAACTAGTGGACTTGTCGCATGGCCAGCAGCTTTGGAGTCAGTCGAAGTGCAAGTATGAACCATTATGGATAGAAGAAGGGAGCCACTTGAACAACTATTCCCGATACAAGGAGCATTTGAAGAAGTTTGTATCGGACATGGAAATAAGAAATAACCAGAGCATTGATCATGAAGAGAAGTCGAGGGCCAAGTCTGAAGATATTTTATGTAAATCAGCTGGGGAGGAGCAAGCAAGGAATGGCAATGCAAAGAGCTTCAGATCAGTTAGATTATTGAATTGTTTTAAGACAAAACTAGAGCAGACTTCTCATAAATAA
- the LOC126802962 gene encoding PWWP domain-containing protein 3-like produces MGTLGRSTALAEGSGSGSGAVRFEVGDEKTTAVDDSGGTRVGPGMSGGELVRSFVELVHTVEAKVPVGMSFGELDTCMSRFRGSESVGDDDDERKLVSVGSETAEENGNSCGENKAADSGVEEENGNSSCSGVNDAAKENGNVSADSGVNDGVEENGKCLDEIGGNEVVGASGAGKSENGEDEVGEEAGDGGYEFCVGDFVWGKIKNHPWWPGQICDPADASEHAAKLKAKDKLLVAYFGDGTFAWCHPSQLKPFEENFVENSKLSSSKVFVIAVQQAVDEIGRLVRFKMSCGCMGEEFPSGSNRPLAQNAGVKEGVDIPEGRVGKFFGHLSQPIGLLAELKRVAQVASLTSVLELNVLKSLLSAFYYSKGGYELPVYIEPQLIPGLEDEQKMVEVPVQWPSDDNLSSPVGSNTENAERSLLHKSPPSIENRQPHNRKEKSITDLLAEANDVDFKNKEGVTSEKHGVSSRRKKQKSSYIHGEAMLASESSKEKGKVSGLLVKDNQADANLHERGSGKRDIEKKQVMKSDERTKKRAAETEGESGKRDIEKKKLVLKSNKCTKKQTEGESGKRDTGKEHVMKSDKVIRKQAAVARSSKRRKLNSVIKSLGEDNAKAENLPVNGRGKRNINNKKDKPEKKQAPEPPISELIRGRRKRAEARDWKIKEAQEKASPASLFVTFGPGSSLPTKDDLLEIYSKFGELDETETEMFYTNFCARVAFVMSSDAEEAFNYSLLHSPFGASNVNFRLQNPSSASNKTRELSALPESPPAKKKGRKTASKASVASQRPSGQPSQVGVIRHKLEMISSMLGKDSVQEVSTSKLQNEIKKLLQVVSTMDESSA; encoded by the coding sequence ATGGGAACGTTGGGGAGATCTACCGCCCTAGCTGAGGGCTCCGGGTCGGGTTCTGGAGCGGTTAGGTTTGAGGTTGGGGATGAGAAGACGACAGCGGTTGATGACTCCGGTGGGACCCGGGTCGGGCCGGGGATGTCCGGTGGGGAGCTGGTTAGGTCGTTTGTTGAGCTGGTTCACACTGTGGAGGCTAAAGTCCCGGTGGGGATGAGCTTCGGGGAGCTCGACACGTGTATGTCGAGGTTCAGAGGGAGTGAGAGTGTtggggatgatgatgatgagaggAAGCTGGTGAGTGTTGGTTCCGAGACGGCGGAGGAGAATGGGAACTCCTGCGGCGAAAACAAGGCCGCTGATTCCGGGGTTGAGGAGGAGAATGGGAATAGTTCTTGTTCTGGTGTGAACGACGCGGCTAAGGAGAATGGGAATGTGTCTGCCGATTCTGGAGTGAACGACGGTGTTGAGGAGAATGGCAAGTGTTTGGATGAAATTGGGGGAAATGAGGTGGTTGGGGCTTCGGGTGCAGGCAAGAGTGAAAATGGTGAAGACGAGGTAGGAGAAGAGGCGGGAGATGGAGGATATGAGTTTTGTGTTGGGGATTTTGTGTGGGGTAAGATTAAGAACCACCCGTGGTGGCCGGGCCAGATTTGTGATCCTGCAGATGCATCTGAGCATGCAGCCAAATTGAAAGCCAAGGATAAACTTCTTGTAGCATACTTTGGGGATGGCACTTTTGCGTGGTGCCATCCGTCGCAATTGAAGCCCTTTGAGGAGAATTTTGTGGAGAACTCCAAGCTGAGTAGCTCCAAGGTTTTTGTTATTGCTGTGCAGCAGGCTGTGGATGAGATTGGTAGGCTTGTGAGGTTCAAGATGAGTTGTGGTTGCATGGGTGAAGAGTTTCCAAGTGGCAGTAACCGACCCTTGGCACAAAATGCTGGAGTTAAGGAAGGAGTTGACATTCCTGAAGGCCGAGTTGGGAAGTTTTTTGGTCATCTATCTCAGCCGATTGGCCTTCTTGCTGAATTGAAACGTGTTGCACAAGTTGCATCCTTGACTAGTGTTCTTGAGCTCAATGTATTGAAGAGCTTGCTGTCTGCCTTCTACTATTCGAAAGGGGGCTATGAGTTACCTGTTTACATTGAACCCCAGCTAATTCCTGGTCTTGAAGATGAGCAGAAGATGGTGGAAGTCCCAGTGCAGTGGCCATCTGATGACAATCTGTCTTCTCCCGTTGGCTCCAATACGGAAAATGCTGAACGTAGTTTGTTGCATAAGTCACCGCCAAGTATAGAAAATAGGCAGCCCCATAATAGGAAGGAGAAGAGCATTACTGATCTTCTTGCAGAAGCCAATGATGTTGACTTTAAAAACAAAGAAGGTGTAACCTCGGAGAAACATGGGGTATCATCCAGACGGAAGAAGCAGAAAAGTAGTTATATTCATGGTGAGGCTATGTTGGCTTCCGAATCAAGTAAGGAAAAAGGCAAAGTCTCGGGTTTATTGGTCAAAGACAATCAAGCTGATGCGAACTTGCATGAAAGGGGGTCCGGGAAGAGAGACATTGAGAAGAAACAAGTTATGAAGTCTGATGAGCGTACAAAAAAGCGAGCTGCTGAGACAGAAGGTGAATCTGGGAAGAGGGACattgagaagaagaaactAGTTTTGAAGTCTAATAAGTGTACAAAAAAGCAGACAGAAGGTGAATCTGGGAAGAGGGACACTGGGAAGGAACACGTTATGAAGTCTGATAAGGTTATTAGAAAGCAGGCTGCTGTGGCACGAAGTTCAAAGAGAAGGAAGCTAAATTCTGTAATTAAGTCGTTGGGAGAAGACAATGCCAAGGCAGAGAATCTGCCTGTCAATGGACGTGGAAAGAGGAAcatcaacaataaaaaagaTAAGCCTGAGAAAAAGCAAGCTCCTGAGCCACCAATTTCAGAGCTGATCAGAGGAAGACGAAAGCGTGCTGAAGCTCGGGATTGGAAGATTAAGGAGGCACAAGAGAAGGCTTCTCCTGCATCCCTATTTGTAACATTTGGCCCCGGATCCTCACTGCCTACCAAGGATGATCTTCTTGAAATATACAGTAAATTCGGGGAACTAGATGAAACTGAAACGGAGATGTTCTACACCAATTTCTGTGCTCGTGTGGCGTTCGTAATGAGCTCTGATGCAGAAGAAGCCTTCAATTATTCTCTACTCCACAGTCCCTTTGGAGCTTCTAATGTCAATTTCCGGCTCCAAAATCCCTCAAGTGCTTCCAACAAGACTCGTGAGCTGAGCGCATTACCTGAGTCTCCTCCAGCTAAGAAGAAGGGTCGCAAGACTGCAAGTAAGGCTTCAGTAGCTTCACAAAGACCTTCTGGTCAGCCATCACAGGTTGGTGTCATCAGGCATAAACTTGAGATGATCAGCTCAATGCTGGGAAAAGACTCGGTTCAGGAAGTGTCCACATCTAAATTGCAGAATGAAATAAAGAAGCTTCTTCAGGTGGTGAGCACAATGGATGAATCCTCGGCTTAG
- the LOC126802969 gene encoding uncharacterized protein LOC126802969, giving the protein MNFLKGLVDSFGSVFSESSPAASYPNPSAAPDSSAMDGGSVTNERVAYKLKGYFDLAKEEIAKAVRAEEWGLVEDAVAHYSSAQRILVEASSTPVPSFISNSEREKVKLYRQKISKWQGQVSDRLQVLSRRPGGMCISKGTVAPARTAAATPTTSNSRNHVIPKILHPSTSMPATRSQTNNIVRSKPVQDSGSGYDEKLVEMINSAIVDRSPSVKWEDVAGLEKVKKTLMEMVILPTKRRDLFTGLRRPARGLLLFGPPGNGKTMLAKAVASESEATFFNVSASSLTSKWVGEAEKLVRTLFMVAASRQPSVIFMDEIDSIMSTRQANENDASRRLKSEFLIQFDGVTSNPNDLVIVIGATNKPQELDDAVLRRLVKRVYIPLPDVTARRLLLSHKLKGQAFSLPSGDLERLARDTEGYSGSDLQALCEEAAMMPIRELGENILTIKANQVRPLRLEDFQKAMTVIRPSLSKSKWEELEQWNEEFGSN; this is encoded by the exons ATGAATTTCCTCAAAGGCCTCGTCGACTCTTTCGGCTCCGTCTTCTCCGAATCCTCCCCCGCCGCCTCATACCCAAACCCTAGCGCCGCTCCCGATTCTTCCGCCATGGACGGCGGTTCGGTGACGAACGAGCGCGTGGCGTACAAGCTCAAGGGCTACTTCGATTTGGCGAAGGAGGAGATCGCCAAGGCTGTTAGGGCTGAGGAATGGGGCTTGGTTGAAGACGCCGTTGCACACTACAGTAGTGCCCAGAGGATTCTAGTCGAGGCCAGCTCGACTCCAGTGCCTTCTTTTATCAGCAACAG TGAGCGAGAGAAGGTGAAATTGTATCGTCAAAAGATATCAAAATGGCAGGGTCAAGTTTCAGATAGGTTACAAGTTTTAAGCCGACGTCCAG GTGGTATGTGCATAAGCAAG GGAACCGTAGCTCCTGCACGAACTGCTGCAGCTACACCGACTACATCAAATTCACGAAATCATGTGATACCCAAGATTCTTCATCCCAGTACAAGCATGCCAGCAACACGGAGTCAGACCAATAATATTGTAAGATCAAAACCTGTGCAAGATTCTGGATCAGGTTATGATGAAAAATTGGTCGAAATGATAAATAGTGCCATAGTGGATAGAAGTCCTTCAGTAAAATGGGAAGATGTTG CTGGTCTTGAGAAGGTGAAGAAAACTTTGATGGAGATGGTTATTTTACCAACTAAGAGAAGAGATTTGTTCACTGGCCTTCGAAGGCCAGCTCGAG GTCTGCTTCTGTTTGGTCCACCTGGTAATGGAAAAACCATGCTTGCTAAGGCAGTTGCTTCAGAATCAGAGGCTACCTTTTTCAATGTATCTGCATCTTCACTGACATCAAAATGG GTGGGAGAGGCTGAAAAGCTTGTGCGGACACTTTTCATGGTTGCTGCATCCAGACAGCCATCTGTAATTTTCATGGATGAG ATTGATAGTATCATGTCAACAAGGCAGGCAAATGAAAATGATGCAAGCAGAAGGTTGAAGTCAGAATTTCTAATTCAGTTTGATGGAGTGACATCTAATCCTAATGATCTAGTAATTGTGATTG GTGCTACTAATAAGCCTCAAGAACTAGATGACGCAGTTCTGAGGAGATtg GTGAAGAGAGTATACATACCTTTACCAGATGTAACTGCTAGGAGGCTTCTCCTAAGTCACAAACTCAAAGGCCAAGCATTTTCTTTACCAA GTGGAGATCTTGAACGACTTGCTAGAGACACTGAAG GTTATTCAGGAAGTGATCTACAAGCATTGTGTGAAGAAGCTGCAATGATGCCAATTAGGGAACTTGGTGAAAATATCCTCACCATCAAGGCAAATCAG GTAAGACCACTAAGACTTGAAGATTTTCAGAAGGCAATGACTGTAATCAGGCCAAGTTTGAGCAAAAGCAAGTGGGAAGAGCTTGAACAATGGAACGAGGAATTTGGGTCTAACTGA